In the Desulforhopalus sp. genome, one interval contains:
- a CDS encoding glycosyltransferase family 10 produces the protein MPSNFFTFNRKLEYSSDKLISQKKWNIPKIKVKFMHRGLRRGHSFDGFLRQFPNCYPQWGDCLFDFDVDGQDYDWLVVYQDLPRSDKVFTEEKLLCPRERTMLITGEPSTITVFGIDYLRQFGCILSFQEKWAMRHPNVIFTHPGLMWHYGLPFKSGEFVNWDTLASTPPIEKTKMISTVCSQRTGNITLHSTRVDFTWRLKTNLPELDIYGHGVNPMNDKAEALDPYRFHIAVENHVHEHHLTEKLPDAFLGYSLPFYHGAPNAAEYFPKDSFIPIDINDYQRSLEIIKSHLTINEYRDRLPYIIEARRRVLEEQNLFAIISSNIVDQEKKISNLTMGKVIRNRSTMRLKNPIAGVRSLGEKVLTKVYHRLTFKSRNKKKNI, from the coding sequence ATGCCGAGTAATTTCTTTACTTTCAACAGAAAATTAGAATATTCAAGTGACAAATTAATCTCACAAAAAAAATGGAACATCCCAAAAATAAAGGTAAAGTTTATGCATCGTGGGCTGCGTCGCGGCCACTCTTTTGATGGATTTTTGCGTCAATTTCCAAATTGTTATCCTCAATGGGGCGATTGTCTTTTTGACTTTGATGTTGATGGCCAGGATTACGATTGGCTGGTGGTTTATCAAGATTTGCCACGTAGTGACAAGGTATTTACGGAAGAAAAACTTCTTTGTCCTAGGGAAAGAACAATGCTCATAACGGGTGAACCATCAACAATTACCGTTTTTGGGATCGATTATTTGCGTCAATTCGGCTGTATATTAAGCTTTCAAGAAAAGTGGGCAATGAGGCATCCAAATGTCATTTTTACTCATCCTGGTTTAATGTGGCACTATGGATTGCCTTTTAAAAGTGGGGAGTTTGTAAATTGGGATACATTAGCATCAACCCCACCAATAGAGAAAACAAAAATGATTTCTACCGTATGTTCACAAAGGACAGGTAATATAACTCTTCACTCAACACGAGTGGATTTCACCTGGCGTCTTAAAACGAATTTGCCTGAACTGGATATCTATGGACATGGGGTAAATCCGATGAATGATAAGGCGGAAGCGCTAGATCCATATCGTTTTCATATTGCCGTTGAAAACCATGTCCATGAACATCACCTTACCGAGAAATTACCTGATGCTTTTCTTGGTTATTCATTGCCTTTTTATCATGGCGCTCCAAACGCAGCAGAATATTTTCCGAAAGATAGTTTTATTCCTATTGATATAAATGATTACCAGAGATCTCTGGAAATTATTAAAAGCCATCTCACTATCAATGAGTATAGAGATCGGCTACCTTATATTATTGAAGCAAGGCGGAGAGTACTTGAAGAACAGAACCTTTTTGCCATAATTAGTAGCAATATTGTCGATCAGGAGAAGAAAATTTCAAATTTGACTATGGGCAAGGTAATTCGCAACCGGTCAACAATGCGCTTAAAAAATCCAATTGCCGGTGTTCGCAGTCTTGGAGAAAAAGTGCTAACAAAGGTATATCACCGTCTCACTTTTAAGAGCAGGAACAAGAAGAAAAATATCTGA